A portion of the Drosophila innubila isolate TH190305 chromosome 3L unlocalized genomic scaffold, UK_Dinn_1.0 0_D_3L, whole genome shotgun sequence genome contains these proteins:
- the LOC117788263 gene encoding flocculation protein FLO11-like isoform X9, translating into MQVANILWIGLLTVVLSHGLDICTDQKFGYRAVDSENPQSYYLCLGLLGKLRSSCNEGFLFSGPEQKCVLDKQSNAVGFPRADGTNGPKNVFNINQSISMYKPIIFNIFGSFWKPAPPAPPAPPSPQEPITTTAAPTEESTENSSDSESTTESSASSTAADGTTESSSSSTVEITTESSSFSTTDSTTEISSSSTTDSTTESSQSSTTDSTTEISSSSTTDSTTESSHSSTTDSTTEISASSTTDSTTEISSSSTTDSTTESSPSSTIESSTESTTENTTESTTESTTESTTVCP; encoded by the exons ATGCAAGTGG cAAATATCCTTTGGATTGGTCTCTTGACTGTGGTCCTTTCCCATGGCCTGGATATCTGCACAGATCAAAAGTTTGGCTACAGAGCTGTCGACTCGGAGAATCCTCAATCATATTATTTGTGCCTGGGACTTTTGGGCAAGCTAAGAAGTTCTTGCAATGAGGGATTTTTGTTTAGTGGTCCAGAACAGAAATGTGTGCTTGATAAGCAATCAAATGCTGTGGGTTTTCCGAGAGCTGACGGTACTAATGgtcccaaaaatgtattcaatatcAATCAAAGTATTAGCATGTACAAGCcaattatattcaatatatttggTTCGTTTTGGAAACCCGCACCACCCGCACCACCCGCACCACCTTCACCACAAGAACcaataacaacgacagcagcaccAACTGAAG AGTCTACAGAAAATAGCTCAGATTCCGAGAGCACTACAGAAAGTTCCGCTTCTTCCACTGCAGCTGATGGCACTACAGAAAGTTCCTCTTCCTCGACTGTAGAAATTACTACAGAAAGTTCTTCGTTTTCCACTACAGATAGTACTACAGAAATTTCATCTTCTTCGACTACGGATAGCACTACAGAAAGTTCCCAATCATCAACAACGGATAGTACTACAGAAATTTCATCTTCTTCGACTACGGATAGCACTACAGAAAGTTCCCATTCATCGACAACGGATAGTACTACAGAAATTTCAGCTTCTTCGACTACGGATAGCACTACAGAAA TTTCATCTTCTTCGACTACGGATAGCACTACAGAAAGTTCCCCTTCCTCCACTATAGAAAGTTC CACTGAAAGTACCACTGAAAACACCACTGAAAGTACCACTGAAAGCACCACTGAAAGTACCACAGTGTGCCCATAA
- the LOC117788263 gene encoding flocculation protein FLO11-like isoform X16 produces MQVANILWIGLLTVVLSHGLDICTDQKFGYRAVDSENPQSYYLCLGLLGKLRSSCNEGFLFSGPEQKCVLDKQSNAVGFPRADGTNGPKNVFNINQSISMYKPIIFNIFGSFWKPAPPAPPAPPSPQEPITTTAAPTEESTENSSDSESTTESSASSTAADGTTESSSSSTVEITTESSSFSTTDSTTEISSSSTTDSTTEISSSSTTDSTTESTTESSTESTTDSTTESTTENTTESTTENTTESTTESTTESTTVCP; encoded by the exons ATGCAAGTGG cAAATATCCTTTGGATTGGTCTCTTGACTGTGGTCCTTTCCCATGGCCTGGATATCTGCACAGATCAAAAGTTTGGCTACAGAGCTGTCGACTCGGAGAATCCTCAATCATATTATTTGTGCCTGGGACTTTTGGGCAAGCTAAGAAGTTCTTGCAATGAGGGATTTTTGTTTAGTGGTCCAGAACAGAAATGTGTGCTTGATAAGCAATCAAATGCTGTGGGTTTTCCGAGAGCTGACGGTACTAATGgtcccaaaaatgtattcaatatcAATCAAAGTATTAGCATGTACAAGCcaattatattcaatatatttggTTCGTTTTGGAAACCCGCACCACCCGCACCACCCGCACCACCTTCACCACAAGAACcaataacaacgacagcagcaccAACTGAAG AGTCTACAGAAAATAGCTCAGATTCCGAGAGCACTACAGAAAGTTCCGCTTCTTCCACTGCAGCTGATGGCACTACAGAAAGTTCCTCTTCCTCGACTGTAGAAATTACTACAGAAAGTTCTTCGTTTTCCACTACAGATAGTACTACAGAAATTTCATCTTCTTCGACTACGGATAGCACTACAGAAA TTTCATCTTCTTCGACTACGGATAGCACTACAGAAAGT ACCACTGAAAGCAGCACTGAAAGCACCACTGATAGCACCACTGAAAGCACCACTGAAAACACCACTGAAAGTACCACTGAAAACACCACTGAAAGTACCACTGAAAGCACCACTGAAAGTACCACAGTGTGCCCATAA
- the LOC117788263 gene encoding flocculation protein FLO11-like isoform X2: protein MQVANILWIGLLTVVLSHGLDICTDQKFGYRAVDSENPQSYYLCLGLLGKLRSSCNEGFLFSGPEQKCVLDKQSNAVGFPRADGTNGPKNVFNINQSISMYKPIIFNIFGSFWKPAPPAPPAPPSPQEPITTTAAPTEESTENSSDSESTTESSASSTAADGTTESSSSSTVEITTESSSFSTTDSTTEISSSSTTDSTTEISSSSTTDSTTESSHSSTTDSTTEISASSTTDSTTESSPSSTTDNTTEISSSSTTDSTTESSPSSTIESSSTAADSTTESSTESTTDSTTESTTENTTESTTENTTESTTESTTESTTVCP, encoded by the exons ATGCAAGTGG cAAATATCCTTTGGATTGGTCTCTTGACTGTGGTCCTTTCCCATGGCCTGGATATCTGCACAGATCAAAAGTTTGGCTACAGAGCTGTCGACTCGGAGAATCCTCAATCATATTATTTGTGCCTGGGACTTTTGGGCAAGCTAAGAAGTTCTTGCAATGAGGGATTTTTGTTTAGTGGTCCAGAACAGAAATGTGTGCTTGATAAGCAATCAAATGCTGTGGGTTTTCCGAGAGCTGACGGTACTAATGgtcccaaaaatgtattcaatatcAATCAAAGTATTAGCATGTACAAGCcaattatattcaatatatttggTTCGTTTTGGAAACCCGCACCACCCGCACCACCCGCACCACCTTCACCACAAGAACcaataacaacgacagcagcaccAACTGAAG AGTCTACAGAAAATAGCTCAGATTCCGAGAGCACTACAGAAAGTTCCGCTTCTTCCACTGCAGCTGATGGCACTACAGAAAGTTCCTCTTCCTCGACTGTAGAAATTACTACAGAAAGTTCTTCGTTTTCCACTACAGATAGTACTACAGAAATTTCATCTTCTTCGACTACGGATAGCACTACAGAAA TTTCATCTTCTTCGACTACGGATAGCACTACAGAAAGTTCCCATTCATCGACAACGGATAGTACTACAGAAATTTCAGCTTCTTCGACTACGGATAGCACTACAGAAAGTTCCCCTTCCTCCACTACAGATAATACTACAGAAATTTCATCTTCTTCGACTACGGATAGCACTACAGAAAGTTCCCCTTCCTCCACTATAGAAAGTTCATCTACAGCCGCAGATAGCACCACTGAAAGCAGCACTGAAAGCACCACTGATAGCACCACTGAAAGCACCACTGAAAACACCACTGAAAGTACCACTGAAAACACCACTGAAAGTACCACTGAAAGCACCACTGAAAGTACCACAGTGTGCCCATAA
- the LOC117788263 gene encoding flocculation protein FLO11-like isoform X12: protein MQVANILWIGLLTVVLSHGLDICTDQKFGYRAVDSENPQSYYLCLGLLGKLRSSCNEGFLFSGPEQKCVLDKQSNAVGFPRADGTNGPKNVFNINQSISMYKPIIFNIFGSFWKPAPPAPPAPPSPQEPITTTAAPTEESTENSSDSESTTESSASSTAADGTTESSSSSTVEITTESSSFSTTDSTTEISSSSTTDSTTESSQSSTTDSTTEISSSSTTDSTTEISSSSTTDSTTESTTESSTESTTDSTTESTTENTTESTTENTTESTTESTTESTTVCP, encoded by the exons ATGCAAGTGG cAAATATCCTTTGGATTGGTCTCTTGACTGTGGTCCTTTCCCATGGCCTGGATATCTGCACAGATCAAAAGTTTGGCTACAGAGCTGTCGACTCGGAGAATCCTCAATCATATTATTTGTGCCTGGGACTTTTGGGCAAGCTAAGAAGTTCTTGCAATGAGGGATTTTTGTTTAGTGGTCCAGAACAGAAATGTGTGCTTGATAAGCAATCAAATGCTGTGGGTTTTCCGAGAGCTGACGGTACTAATGgtcccaaaaatgtattcaatatcAATCAAAGTATTAGCATGTACAAGCcaattatattcaatatatttggTTCGTTTTGGAAACCCGCACCACCCGCACCACCCGCACCACCTTCACCACAAGAACcaataacaacgacagcagcaccAACTGAAG AGTCTACAGAAAATAGCTCAGATTCCGAGAGCACTACAGAAAGTTCCGCTTCTTCCACTGCAGCTGATGGCACTACAGAAAGTTCCTCTTCCTCGACTGTAGAAATTACTACAGAAAGTTCTTCGTTTTCCACTACAGATAGTACTACAGAAATTTCATCTTCTTCGACTACGGATAGCACTACAGAAAGTTCCCAATCATCAACAACGGATAGTACTACAGAAATTTCATCTTCTTCGACTACGGATAGCACTACAGAAA TTTCATCTTCTTCGACTACGGATAGCACTACAGAAAGT ACCACTGAAAGCAGCACTGAAAGCACCACTGATAGCACCACTGAAAGCACCACTGAAAACACCACTGAAAGTACCACTGAAAACACCACTGAAAGTACCACTGAAAGCACCACTGAAAGTACCACAGTGTGCCCATAA
- the LOC117788263 gene encoding flocculation protein FLO11-like isoform X7: MQVANILWIGLLTVVLSHGLDICTDQKFGYRAVDSENPQSYYLCLGLLGKLRSSCNEGFLFSGPEQKCVLDKQSNAVGFPRADGTNGPKNVFNINQSISMYKPIIFNIFGSFWKPAPPAPPAPPSPQEPITTTAAPTEESTENSSDSESTTESSASSTAADGTTESSSSSTVEITTESSSFSTTDSTTEISSSSTTDSTTESSQSSTTDSTTEISSSSTTDSTTEISSSSTTDSTTESSPSSTIESSSTAADSTTESSTESTTDSTTESTTENTTESTTENTTESTTESTTESTTVCP; the protein is encoded by the exons ATGCAAGTGG cAAATATCCTTTGGATTGGTCTCTTGACTGTGGTCCTTTCCCATGGCCTGGATATCTGCACAGATCAAAAGTTTGGCTACAGAGCTGTCGACTCGGAGAATCCTCAATCATATTATTTGTGCCTGGGACTTTTGGGCAAGCTAAGAAGTTCTTGCAATGAGGGATTTTTGTTTAGTGGTCCAGAACAGAAATGTGTGCTTGATAAGCAATCAAATGCTGTGGGTTTTCCGAGAGCTGACGGTACTAATGgtcccaaaaatgtattcaatatcAATCAAAGTATTAGCATGTACAAGCcaattatattcaatatatttggTTCGTTTTGGAAACCCGCACCACCCGCACCACCCGCACCACCTTCACCACAAGAACcaataacaacgacagcagcaccAACTGAAG AGTCTACAGAAAATAGCTCAGATTCCGAGAGCACTACAGAAAGTTCCGCTTCTTCCACTGCAGCTGATGGCACTACAGAAAGTTCCTCTTCCTCGACTGTAGAAATTACTACAGAAAGTTCTTCGTTTTCCACTACAGATAGTACTACAGAAATTTCATCTTCTTCGACTACGGATAGCACTACAGAAAGTTCCCAATCATCAACAACGGATAGTACTACAGAAATTTCATCTTCTTCGACTACGGATAGCACTACAGAAA TTTCATCTTCTTCGACTACGGATAGCACTACAGAAAGTTCCCCTTCCTCCACTATAGAAAGTTCATCTACAGCCGCAGATAGCACCACTGAAAGCAGCACTGAAAGCACCACTGATAGCACCACTGAAAGCACCACTGAAAACACCACTGAAAGTACCACTGAAAACACCACTGAAAGTACCACTGAAAGCACCACTGAAAGTACCACAGTGTGCCCATAA
- the LOC117788263 gene encoding flocculation protein FLO11-like isoform X13 — protein sequence MQVANILWIGLLTVVLSHGLDICTDQKFGYRAVDSENPQSYYLCLGLLGKLRSSCNEGFLFSGPEQKCVLDKQSNAVGFPRADGTNGPKNVFNINQSISMYKPIIFNIFGSFWKPAPPAPPAPPSPQEPITTTAAPTEESTENSSDSESTTESSASSTAADGTTESSSSSTVEITTESSSFSTTDSTTEISSSSTTDSTTESSQSSTTDSTTEISSSSTTDSTTESTTESSTESTTDSTTESTTENTTESTTENTTESTTESTTESTTVCP from the exons ATGCAAGTGG cAAATATCCTTTGGATTGGTCTCTTGACTGTGGTCCTTTCCCATGGCCTGGATATCTGCACAGATCAAAAGTTTGGCTACAGAGCTGTCGACTCGGAGAATCCTCAATCATATTATTTGTGCCTGGGACTTTTGGGCAAGCTAAGAAGTTCTTGCAATGAGGGATTTTTGTTTAGTGGTCCAGAACAGAAATGTGTGCTTGATAAGCAATCAAATGCTGTGGGTTTTCCGAGAGCTGACGGTACTAATGgtcccaaaaatgtattcaatatcAATCAAAGTATTAGCATGTACAAGCcaattatattcaatatatttggTTCGTTTTGGAAACCCGCACCACCCGCACCACCCGCACCACCTTCACCACAAGAACcaataacaacgacagcagcaccAACTGAAG AGTCTACAGAAAATAGCTCAGATTCCGAGAGCACTACAGAAAGTTCCGCTTCTTCCACTGCAGCTGATGGCACTACAGAAAGTTCCTCTTCCTCGACTGTAGAAATTACTACAGAAAGTTCTTCGTTTTCCACTACAGATAGTACTACAGAAATTTCATCTTCTTCGACTACGGATAGCACTACAGAAAGTTCCCAATCATCAACAACGGATAGTACTACAGAAATTTCATCTTCTTCGACTACGGATAGCACTACAGAAAGT ACCACTGAAAGCAGCACTGAAAGCACCACTGATAGCACCACTGAAAGCACCACTGAAAACACCACTGAAAGTACCACTGAAAACACCACTGAAAGTACCACTGAAAGCACCACTGAAAGTACCACAGTGTGCCCATAA
- the LOC117788263 gene encoding flocculation protein FLO11-like isoform X14, with protein MQVANILWIGLLTVVLSHGLDICTDQKFGYRAVDSENPQSYYLCLGLLGKLRSSCNEGFLFSGPEQKCVLDKQSNAVGFPRADGTNGPKNVFNINQSISMYKPIIFNIFGSFWKPAPPAPPAPPSPQEPITTTAAPTEESTENSSDSESTTESSASSTAADGTTESSSSSTVEITTESSSFSTTDSTTEISSSSTTDSTTEISSSSTTDSTTEISSSSTTDSTTESTTESSTESTTDSTTESTTENTTESTTENTTESTTESTTESTTVCP; from the exons ATGCAAGTGG cAAATATCCTTTGGATTGGTCTCTTGACTGTGGTCCTTTCCCATGGCCTGGATATCTGCACAGATCAAAAGTTTGGCTACAGAGCTGTCGACTCGGAGAATCCTCAATCATATTATTTGTGCCTGGGACTTTTGGGCAAGCTAAGAAGTTCTTGCAATGAGGGATTTTTGTTTAGTGGTCCAGAACAGAAATGTGTGCTTGATAAGCAATCAAATGCTGTGGGTTTTCCGAGAGCTGACGGTACTAATGgtcccaaaaatgtattcaatatcAATCAAAGTATTAGCATGTACAAGCcaattatattcaatatatttggTTCGTTTTGGAAACCCGCACCACCCGCACCACCCGCACCACCTTCACCACAAGAACcaataacaacgacagcagcaccAACTGAAG AGTCTACAGAAAATAGCTCAGATTCCGAGAGCACTACAGAAAGTTCCGCTTCTTCCACTGCAGCTGATGGCACTACAGAAAGTTCCTCTTCCTCGACTGTAGAAATTACTACAGAAAGTTCTTCGTTTTCCACTACAGATAGTACTACAGAAATTTCATCTTCTTCGACTACGGATAGCACTACAGAAA TTTCATCTTCTTCGACTACGGATAGCACTACAGAAA TTTCATCTTCTTCGACTACGGATAGCACTACAGAAAGT ACCACTGAAAGCAGCACTGAAAGCACCACTGATAGCACCACTGAAAGCACCACTGAAAACACCACTGAAAGTACCACTGAAAACACCACTGAAAGTACCACTGAAAGCACCACTGAAAGTACCACAGTGTGCCCATAA
- the LOC117788263 gene encoding flocculation protein FLO11-like isoform X8: MQVANILWIGLLTVVLSHGLDICTDQKFGYRAVDSENPQSYYLCLGLLGKLRSSCNEGFLFSGPEQKCVLDKQSNAVGFPRADGTNGPKNVFNINQSISMYKPIIFNIFGSFWKPAPPAPPAPPSPQEPITTTAAPTEESTENSSDSESTTESSASSTAADGTTESSSSSTVEITTESSSFSTTDSTTEISSSSTTDSTTESSQSSTTDSTTEISSSSTTDSTTESSHSSTTDSTTEISASSTTDSTTESSPSSTTDNTTEISSSSTTDNTTESTTENTTESTTESTTESTTVCP; this comes from the exons ATGCAAGTGG cAAATATCCTTTGGATTGGTCTCTTGACTGTGGTCCTTTCCCATGGCCTGGATATCTGCACAGATCAAAAGTTTGGCTACAGAGCTGTCGACTCGGAGAATCCTCAATCATATTATTTGTGCCTGGGACTTTTGGGCAAGCTAAGAAGTTCTTGCAATGAGGGATTTTTGTTTAGTGGTCCAGAACAGAAATGTGTGCTTGATAAGCAATCAAATGCTGTGGGTTTTCCGAGAGCTGACGGTACTAATGgtcccaaaaatgtattcaatatcAATCAAAGTATTAGCATGTACAAGCcaattatattcaatatatttggTTCGTTTTGGAAACCCGCACCACCCGCACCACCCGCACCACCTTCACCACAAGAACcaataacaacgacagcagcaccAACTGAAG AGTCTACAGAAAATAGCTCAGATTCCGAGAGCACTACAGAAAGTTCCGCTTCTTCCACTGCAGCTGATGGCACTACAGAAAGTTCCTCTTCCTCGACTGTAGAAATTACTACAGAAAGTTCTTCGTTTTCCACTACAGATAGTACTACAGAAATTTCATCTTCTTCGACTACGGATAGCACTACAGAAAGTTCCCAATCATCAACAACGGATAGTACTACAGAAATTTCATCTTCTTCGACTACGGATAGCACTACAGAAAGTTCCCATTCATCGACAACGGATAGTACTACAGAAATTTCAGCTTCTTCGACTACGGATAGCACTACAGAAAGTTCCCCTTCCTCCACTACAGATAATACTACAGAAATTTCATCTTCTTCGACTACGGAT AACACCACTGAAAGTACCACTGAAAACACCACTGAAAGTACCACTGAAAGCACCACTGAAAGTACCACAGTGTGCCCATAA
- the LOC117788263 gene encoding flocculation protein FLO11-like isoform X6, producing MQVANILWIGLLTVVLSHGLDICTDQKFGYRAVDSENPQSYYLCLGLLGKLRSSCNEGFLFSGPEQKCVLDKQSNAVGFPRADGTNGPKNVFNINQSISMYKPIIFNIFGSFWKPAPPAPPAPPSPQEPITTTAAPTEESTENSSDSESTTESSASSTAADGTTESSSSSTVEITTESSSFSTTDSTTEISSSSTTDSTTESSQSSTTDSTTEISSSSTTDSTTESSHSSTTDSTTEISASSTTDSTTEISSSSTTDSTTESTTESSTESTTDSTTESTTENTTESTTENTTESTTESTTESTTVCP from the exons ATGCAAGTGG cAAATATCCTTTGGATTGGTCTCTTGACTGTGGTCCTTTCCCATGGCCTGGATATCTGCACAGATCAAAAGTTTGGCTACAGAGCTGTCGACTCGGAGAATCCTCAATCATATTATTTGTGCCTGGGACTTTTGGGCAAGCTAAGAAGTTCTTGCAATGAGGGATTTTTGTTTAGTGGTCCAGAACAGAAATGTGTGCTTGATAAGCAATCAAATGCTGTGGGTTTTCCGAGAGCTGACGGTACTAATGgtcccaaaaatgtattcaatatcAATCAAAGTATTAGCATGTACAAGCcaattatattcaatatatttggTTCGTTTTGGAAACCCGCACCACCCGCACCACCCGCACCACCTTCACCACAAGAACcaataacaacgacagcagcaccAACTGAAG AGTCTACAGAAAATAGCTCAGATTCCGAGAGCACTACAGAAAGTTCCGCTTCTTCCACTGCAGCTGATGGCACTACAGAAAGTTCCTCTTCCTCGACTGTAGAAATTACTACAGAAAGTTCTTCGTTTTCCACTACAGATAGTACTACAGAAATTTCATCTTCTTCGACTACGGATAGCACTACAGAAAGTTCCCAATCATCAACAACGGATAGTACTACAGAAATTTCATCTTCTTCGACTACGGATAGCACTACAGAAAGTTCCCATTCATCGACAACGGATAGTACTACAGAAATTTCAGCTTCTTCGACTACGGATAGCACTACAGAAA TTTCATCTTCTTCGACTACGGATAGCACTACAGAAAGT ACCACTGAAAGCAGCACTGAAAGCACCACTGATAGCACCACTGAAAGCACCACTGAAAACACCACTGAAAGTACCACTGAAAACACCACTGAAAGTACCACTGAAAGCACCACTGAAAGTACCACAGTGTGCCCATAA
- the LOC117788263 gene encoding flocculation protein FLO11-like isoform X4, which translates to MQVANILWIGLLTVVLSHGLDICTDQKFGYRAVDSENPQSYYLCLGLLGKLRSSCNEGFLFSGPEQKCVLDKQSNAVGFPRADGTNGPKNVFNINQSISMYKPIIFNIFGSFWKPAPPAPPAPPSPQEPITTTAAPTEESTENSSDSESTTESSASSTAADGTTESSSSSTVEITTESSSFSTTDSTTEISSSSTTDSTTESSQSSTTDSTTEISSSSTTDSTTESSHSSTTDSTTEISASSTTDSTTESSPSSTTDNTTEISSSSTTDSTTESTTESSTESTTDSTTESTTENTTESTTENTTESTTESTTESTTVCP; encoded by the exons ATGCAAGTGG cAAATATCCTTTGGATTGGTCTCTTGACTGTGGTCCTTTCCCATGGCCTGGATATCTGCACAGATCAAAAGTTTGGCTACAGAGCTGTCGACTCGGAGAATCCTCAATCATATTATTTGTGCCTGGGACTTTTGGGCAAGCTAAGAAGTTCTTGCAATGAGGGATTTTTGTTTAGTGGTCCAGAACAGAAATGTGTGCTTGATAAGCAATCAAATGCTGTGGGTTTTCCGAGAGCTGACGGTACTAATGgtcccaaaaatgtattcaatatcAATCAAAGTATTAGCATGTACAAGCcaattatattcaatatatttggTTCGTTTTGGAAACCCGCACCACCCGCACCACCCGCACCACCTTCACCACAAGAACcaataacaacgacagcagcaccAACTGAAG AGTCTACAGAAAATAGCTCAGATTCCGAGAGCACTACAGAAAGTTCCGCTTCTTCCACTGCAGCTGATGGCACTACAGAAAGTTCCTCTTCCTCGACTGTAGAAATTACTACAGAAAGTTCTTCGTTTTCCACTACAGATAGTACTACAGAAATTTCATCTTCTTCGACTACGGATAGCACTACAGAAAGTTCCCAATCATCAACAACGGATAGTACTACAGAAATTTCATCTTCTTCGACTACGGATAGCACTACAGAAAGTTCCCATTCATCGACAACGGATAGTACTACAGAAATTTCAGCTTCTTCGACTACGGATAGCACTACAGAAAGTTCCCCTTCCTCCACTACAGATAATACTACAGAAATTTCATCTTCTTCGACTACGGATAGCACTACAGAAAGT ACCACTGAAAGCAGCACTGAAAGCACCACTGATAGCACCACTGAAAGCACCACTGAAAACACCACTGAAAGTACCACTGAAAACACCACTGAAAGTACCACTGAAAGCACCACTGAAAGTACCACAGTGTGCCCATAA
- the LOC117788263 gene encoding flocculation protein FLO11-like isoform X5 yields the protein MQVANILWIGLLTVVLSHGLDICTDQKFGYRAVDSENPQSYYLCLGLLGKLRSSCNEGFLFSGPEQKCVLDKQSNAVGFPRADGTNGPKNVFNINQSISMYKPIIFNIFGSFWKPAPPAPPAPPSPQEPITTTAAPTEESTENSSDSESTTESSASSTAADGTTESSSSSTVEITTESSSFSTTDSTTEISSSSTTDSTTESSQSSTTDSTTEISSSSTTDSTTESSHSSTTDSTTEISASSTTDSTTESSPSSTTDNTTEISSSSTTDSTTESSPSSTIESSTESTTENTTESTTESTTESTTVCP from the exons ATGCAAGTGG cAAATATCCTTTGGATTGGTCTCTTGACTGTGGTCCTTTCCCATGGCCTGGATATCTGCACAGATCAAAAGTTTGGCTACAGAGCTGTCGACTCGGAGAATCCTCAATCATATTATTTGTGCCTGGGACTTTTGGGCAAGCTAAGAAGTTCTTGCAATGAGGGATTTTTGTTTAGTGGTCCAGAACAGAAATGTGTGCTTGATAAGCAATCAAATGCTGTGGGTTTTCCGAGAGCTGACGGTACTAATGgtcccaaaaatgtattcaatatcAATCAAAGTATTAGCATGTACAAGCcaattatattcaatatatttggTTCGTTTTGGAAACCCGCACCACCCGCACCACCCGCACCACCTTCACCACAAGAACcaataacaacgacagcagcaccAACTGAAG AGTCTACAGAAAATAGCTCAGATTCCGAGAGCACTACAGAAAGTTCCGCTTCTTCCACTGCAGCTGATGGCACTACAGAAAGTTCCTCTTCCTCGACTGTAGAAATTACTACAGAAAGTTCTTCGTTTTCCACTACAGATAGTACTACAGAAATTTCATCTTCTTCGACTACGGATAGCACTACAGAAAGTTCCCAATCATCAACAACGGATAGTACTACAGAAATTTCATCTTCTTCGACTACGGATAGCACTACAGAAAGTTCCCATTCATCGACAACGGATAGTACTACAGAAATTTCAGCTTCTTCGACTACGGATAGCACTACAGAAAGTTCCCCTTCCTCCACTACAGATAATACTACAGAAATTTCATCTTCTTCGACTACGGATAGCACTACAGAAAGTTCCCCTTCCTCCACTATAGAAAGTTC CACTGAAAGTACCACTGAAAACACCACTGAAAGTACCACTGAAAGCACCACTGAAAGTACCACAGTGTGCCCATAA